One Glycine soja cultivar W05 chromosome 2, ASM419377v2, whole genome shotgun sequence genomic region harbors:
- the LOC114391529 gene encoding peamaclein-like, with amino-acid sequence MEFKVFLLVILLLFQAFAEASSITGVANSLEITNEGSQTVALNNEHIHLHKINCNHECSRRCSKASKRKRCKRACKSCCHTCHCVPPGTYGHKEVCPCYARLKTHGDKPKCP; translated from the exons ATGGAGTTCAAAGTCTTTCTTCTTGTCATTCTACTACTATTCCAG GCTTTCGCAGAAGCTTCATCAATCACTGGAGTAGCCAATTCTCTTGAGATT ACAAATGAAGGAAGTCAAACTGTGGCTCTGAATAATGAACATATCCACCTGCACAAAATCA ATTGCAACCATGAATGTTCTCGAAGATGCAGTAAAGCATCAAAAAGGAAGAGATGCAAACGAGCATGCAAGTCATGTTGCCACACATGCCACTGCGTACCCCCTGGGACCTATGGTCATAAGGAGGTTTGCCCATGCTATGCACGCCTCAAGACTCATGGGGATAAGCCTAAATGCCCTTGA